A window from Theropithecus gelada isolate Dixy chromosome 1, Tgel_1.0, whole genome shotgun sequence encodes these proteins:
- the IFNLR1 gene encoding interferon lambda receptor 1 isoform X2, translated as MAGPERWGPLLLCLLQAAPGRPRLAPPQNVTLLSRNFSVYLTWLPGLGNPQDVTYFVAYQSSPTPRRWRKVEECAGTKELLCSMMCLKKQDLYNKFKGRVQTVSPNSKSPWVESEYVDYLFEVEPAPPVLVLTQTEEILSANATYQLPPCMPPLDLKYEVAFWKEGAGNKTLFPVTPHGQPVRITLQPAASERHCLSARTICTFSVPKYSEFSKPTCFLLEVPEASWAFLVLPSLLILLFVIATGGVIWKSLMGNPWFQRAKMPRALELTGGVRPMPRVRAPATQQAGWKKDLAEDEDEEEEEDTEDGVSFQPYIEPPSFLGQEHQVPGHSEVGGVDSGRPGAPLLPGEGSSVWDSSDRSWASTVDSSWDRAGSSGCLAEKGPGQGPGGDGHQEPLPPPEFSTDSGFLEELPKDDLSSWATWGTLPPESNLVPGGPPVSLRTLTFCWESSLEEEEEEEEARESETEDSDAGSWGAESTQRTEESGRTRGYYMAR; from the exons ATGGCGGGGCCCGAGCGCTGGGGCCCCCTGCTCCTGTGCCTACTGCAGGCCGCTCCAG GGAGGCCCCGTCTGGCCCCTCCTCAGAATGTGACGCTGCTCTCCCGGAACTTCAGCGTGTACCTGACGTGGCTCCCAGGGCTTGGCAACCCCCAGGATGTGACCTATTTTGTGGCCTATCAGAG CTCTCCCACCCCCAGACGGTGGCGCAAAGTGGAAGAGTGTGCAGGAACCAAGGAGCTGCTGTGTTCTATGATGTGCCTGAAGAAACAGGACCTGTACAACAAGTTCAAGGGGCGCGTGCAGACGGTTTCTCCCAACTCCAAGTCCCCCTGGGTGGAGTCCGAATATGTAGATTACCTTTTTGAAG TGGAGCCGGCCCCACCTGTCCTGGTGCTCACCCAGACGGAGGAGATCCTAAGTGCCAATGCCACATACCAGCTGCCCCCCTGCATGCCTCCACTGGATCTGAAGTATGAGGTGGCATTCTGGAAGGAGGGGGCCGGAAACAAG ACCCTATTTCCTGTCACCCCCCATGGCCAGCCAGTCCGGATCACCCTCCAGCCAGCTGCCAGCGAACGCCACTGCCTCAGTGCCAGAACTATCTGCACCTTCAGTGTCCCGAAATACAGCGAGTTCTCTAAGCCCACGTGCTTCTTGCTGGAGGTTCCAG aAGCCAGCTGGGCTTTCCTGGTGCTGCCATCACTTCTGATACTGCTGTTCGTCATTGCCACAGGGGGTGTGATCTGGAAGAGCCTCATGGGGAACCCCTGGTTTCAGCGGGCAAAGATGCCACGGGCCCTG GAACTGACCGGAGGGGTCAGGCCGATGCCTAGAGTCAGGGCCCCAGCCACCCAACAGGCAGGATGGAAGAAGGACCTTGCAGAGGacgaggatgaggaggaggaggaggacacagAAGATGGCGTCAGCTTCCAGCCCTACATTGAGCCACCTTCTTTCCTGGGGCAAGAGCACCAGGTTCCAGGGCACTCGGAGGTTGGTGGGGTGGACTCAGGGAGGCCCGGGGCTCCTCTGCTCCCGGGCGAAGGCTCCTCTGTTTGGGATTCTTCAGACAGAAGCTGGGCCAGCACTGTGGACTCCTCCTGGGACAGGGCTGGATCCTCTGGCTGTTTGGCTGAGAAGGGGCCAGGCCAAGGGCCGGGTGGGGACGGGCACCAAGAACCTCTCCCACCACCTGAATTCTCCACGGACTCGGGTTTCCTGGAAGAGCTCCCAAAAGATGACCTCTCCTCCTGGGCCACCTGGGGCACCTTACCACCAGAGTCAAATCTGGTCCCTGGGGGGCCCCCAGTTTCTCTTCGGACACTGACCTTCTGCTGGGAAAGCAGccttgaggaggaagaggaggaagaggaggcgaGGGAATCAGAAACTGAGGACAGCGATGCGGGCAGCTGGGGCGCTGAGAGCACCCAGAGGACCGAGGAGAGCGGCCGGACACGGGGGTATTACATGGCCAGGTGA
- the IFNLR1 gene encoding interferon lambda receptor 1 isoform X3, whose amino-acid sequence MAGPERWGPLLLCLLQAAPGRPRLAPPQNVTLLSRNFSVYLTWLPGLGNPQDVTYFVAYQSSPTPRRWRKVEECAGTKELLCSMMCLKKQDLYNKFKGRVQTVSPNSKSPWVESEYVDYLFEVEPAPPVLVLTQTEEILSANATYQLPPCMPPLDLKYEVAFWKEGAGNKTLFPVTPHGQPVRITLQPAASERHCLSARTICTFSVPKYSEFSKPTCFLLEVPGLFWTHIPCGNLSAQQTRVPERLTPLSPKGTDRRGQADA is encoded by the exons ATGGCGGGGCCCGAGCGCTGGGGCCCCCTGCTCCTGTGCCTACTGCAGGCCGCTCCAG GGAGGCCCCGTCTGGCCCCTCCTCAGAATGTGACGCTGCTCTCCCGGAACTTCAGCGTGTACCTGACGTGGCTCCCAGGGCTTGGCAACCCCCAGGATGTGACCTATTTTGTGGCCTATCAGAG CTCTCCCACCCCCAGACGGTGGCGCAAAGTGGAAGAGTGTGCAGGAACCAAGGAGCTGCTGTGTTCTATGATGTGCCTGAAGAAACAGGACCTGTACAACAAGTTCAAGGGGCGCGTGCAGACGGTTTCTCCCAACTCCAAGTCCCCCTGGGTGGAGTCCGAATATGTAGATTACCTTTTTGAAG TGGAGCCGGCCCCACCTGTCCTGGTGCTCACCCAGACGGAGGAGATCCTAAGTGCCAATGCCACATACCAGCTGCCCCCCTGCATGCCTCCACTGGATCTGAAGTATGAGGTGGCATTCTGGAAGGAGGGGGCCGGAAACAAG ACCCTATTTCCTGTCACCCCCCATGGCCAGCCAGTCCGGATCACCCTCCAGCCAGCTGCCAGCGAACGCCACTGCCTCAGTGCCAGAACTATCTGCACCTTCAGTGTCCCGAAATACAGCGAGTTCTCTAAGCCCACGTGCTTCTTGCTGGAGGTTCCAG GACTTTTCTGGACACACATACCCTGTGGCAACCTTTCAGCCCAGCAGACCAGAGTCCCTGAACGACTTACTCCTCTGTCCCCAAAAGGAACTGACCGGAGGGGTCAGGCCGATGCCTAG
- the IFNLR1 gene encoding interferon lambda receptor 1 isoform X1, which produces MAGPERWGPLLLCLLQAAPGRPRLAPPQNVTLLSRNFSVYLTWLPGLGNPQDVTYFVAYQSSPTPRRWRKVEECAGTKELLCSMMCLKKQDLYNKFKGRVQTVSPNSKSPWVESEYVDYLFEVEPAPPVLVLTQTEEILSANATYQLPPCMPPLDLKYEVAFWKEGAGNKTLFPVTPHGQPVRITLQPAASERHCLSARTICTFSVPKYSEFSKPTCFLLEVPEASWAFLVLPSLLILLFVIATGGVIWKSLMGNPWFQRAKMPRALDFSGHTYPVATFQPSRPESLNDLLLCPQKELTGGVRPMPRVRAPATQQAGWKKDLAEDEDEEEEEDTEDGVSFQPYIEPPSFLGQEHQVPGHSEVGGVDSGRPGAPLLPGEGSSVWDSSDRSWASTVDSSWDRAGSSGCLAEKGPGQGPGGDGHQEPLPPPEFSTDSGFLEELPKDDLSSWATWGTLPPESNLVPGGPPVSLRTLTFCWESSLEEEEEEEEARESETEDSDAGSWGAESTQRTEESGRTRGYYMAR; this is translated from the exons ATGGCGGGGCCCGAGCGCTGGGGCCCCCTGCTCCTGTGCCTACTGCAGGCCGCTCCAG GGAGGCCCCGTCTGGCCCCTCCTCAGAATGTGACGCTGCTCTCCCGGAACTTCAGCGTGTACCTGACGTGGCTCCCAGGGCTTGGCAACCCCCAGGATGTGACCTATTTTGTGGCCTATCAGAG CTCTCCCACCCCCAGACGGTGGCGCAAAGTGGAAGAGTGTGCAGGAACCAAGGAGCTGCTGTGTTCTATGATGTGCCTGAAGAAACAGGACCTGTACAACAAGTTCAAGGGGCGCGTGCAGACGGTTTCTCCCAACTCCAAGTCCCCCTGGGTGGAGTCCGAATATGTAGATTACCTTTTTGAAG TGGAGCCGGCCCCACCTGTCCTGGTGCTCACCCAGACGGAGGAGATCCTAAGTGCCAATGCCACATACCAGCTGCCCCCCTGCATGCCTCCACTGGATCTGAAGTATGAGGTGGCATTCTGGAAGGAGGGGGCCGGAAACAAG ACCCTATTTCCTGTCACCCCCCATGGCCAGCCAGTCCGGATCACCCTCCAGCCAGCTGCCAGCGAACGCCACTGCCTCAGTGCCAGAACTATCTGCACCTTCAGTGTCCCGAAATACAGCGAGTTCTCTAAGCCCACGTGCTTCTTGCTGGAGGTTCCAG aAGCCAGCTGGGCTTTCCTGGTGCTGCCATCACTTCTGATACTGCTGTTCGTCATTGCCACAGGGGGTGTGATCTGGAAGAGCCTCATGGGGAACCCCTGGTTTCAGCGGGCAAAGATGCCACGGGCCCTG GACTTTTCTGGACACACATACCCTGTGGCAACCTTTCAGCCCAGCAGACCAGAGTCCCTGAACGACTTACTCCTCTGTCCCCAAAAGGAACTGACCGGAGGGGTCAGGCCGATGCCTAGAGTCAGGGCCCCAGCCACCCAACAGGCAGGATGGAAGAAGGACCTTGCAGAGGacgaggatgaggaggaggaggaggacacagAAGATGGCGTCAGCTTCCAGCCCTACATTGAGCCACCTTCTTTCCTGGGGCAAGAGCACCAGGTTCCAGGGCACTCGGAGGTTGGTGGGGTGGACTCAGGGAGGCCCGGGGCTCCTCTGCTCCCGGGCGAAGGCTCCTCTGTTTGGGATTCTTCAGACAGAAGCTGGGCCAGCACTGTGGACTCCTCCTGGGACAGGGCTGGATCCTCTGGCTGTTTGGCTGAGAAGGGGCCAGGCCAAGGGCCGGGTGGGGACGGGCACCAAGAACCTCTCCCACCACCTGAATTCTCCACGGACTCGGGTTTCCTGGAAGAGCTCCCAAAAGATGACCTCTCCTCCTGGGCCACCTGGGGCACCTTACCACCAGAGTCAAATCTGGTCCCTGGGGGGCCCCCAGTTTCTCTTCGGACACTGACCTTCTGCTGGGAAAGCAGccttgaggaggaagaggaggaagaggaggcgaGGGAATCAGAAACTGAGGACAGCGATGCGGGCAGCTGGGGCGCTGAGAGCACCCAGAGGACCGAGGAGAGCGGCCGGACACGGGGGTATTACATGGCCAGGTGA